The Rhipicephalus sanguineus isolate Rsan-2018 chromosome 4, BIME_Rsan_1.4, whole genome shotgun sequence DNA window TAGGCACTGAACTCTGTGCAGAGTGCCTCCAGGGCTCTGAAGAGGGTGTGCGCATTCACTTCCACTTTCACACTGCCAGGCAGTGTCTGGGGCATGGGCTCTCGAAGCACCTGCCAGCAAAGCAACAGCCTGTGCCACAGCAGCCACTCGGGCTCTTCGCAGAGCAGGTCAAAGTCGAcgtcttccagcaggcacagtgCTGGGTATGTGCCTGGAAGTCGAGAATAAACAATGCAGTTAAAACCAGGAAGAAAGTGCTGCTAAATGACAAAACAGACACATCGCACACAGCTTTTCTCAGAATTCATTCATCACTTAAAGGCTTATTAAGGAAGTTCTTGCTGGAAGTCTGGTGTTTATTTTGAGcctctgccagaacaagacctcTTTCCAGGACGGTCCACATTGCCAAACTCATGAAATACCTACTCGGCACATCCAGCGCAGCGCGACAGGTTTTACCTCAGAAAATGTTTCTGTTATATTGAGGCAAATATAAACGCTTCTGGCACACCTGTTTAAATCTAGAAGAATGCTTCACGTTACAAAAACACCGTGGCACCATTTTGAGTGAAGTGCAGTTTTCATTATCATAGGCTAATTGGACAACCAATTCTGCCAATTCGCTGTGCGACGGTGAACTCGCTTTCATACACTACATTTCTACAACAAAGAGTGGATTAACCaaacttgctctctctctctgcttaaaTGTTGTGTGCCAAAGATTGTCACTTTGTTCAAGATGCGCATCACTCTCGCATCTTTCCTTTCTAGGCACTGATGTGCTGATTTGGTTCGGTAACGCTCCCAATTCTTGTGCacaaattttttacattgagctgGAAAGTATTACTCGCATTCAAGAGCCGGGCAGGCACCATTTCCGAGCACTAAAGTATGAAATGACGGAATGAGCCTATGGGTGCCACACGTCATTGTTTTATTTTGAACTTAACAAATCTTCAACTAGATTGATGGTGTTTAACACCAGTCATGCTGCAGCGTTCTGCTTGCAAATTAATTTTGACAACCTAGCTTTCTTTTAATTATGTATGCAGGCTTACATGCACCAGTGCAAATTATTGGAAGCAGCCACACAGGAGGTGTTGATAGGGGGTGGTCCACAAAGGCTTCCAATAAATAATTTGACTGTACGTGCAATTACAGTTAGCAACTTTCAATGTTGGGTTCACATTATACAGGTAACATGCAAATGCACTCAAGCATTTCTAAAAGAAAATTGTCAATTGTGCAGCATTTTTTTAACACTGCATATACTTTGCCACTGTCCTAAAAGCAGCGACATGGCAGGCAAAAGGAGCCTCAGAAAGCCACGTCTGACCTCCATACAGAATGAAGTATTACCTGCTTTTACAGACGATTCATACTTGTCTAGTATCGCAGCAATCCTAGCCAAGGTGTACTGAGAGAAGTAGTGGCCCTTTTCTGCATGACTCAAGCGCTCGCACAATTTCAACTTGACATTCTGCTTGCTTGAGAGGAACTCGTAAGTGACTTCAGTCTCCACAAGCACGTTGATTGCTGCCTGTAAGTTGTTGCCAGTCAGTGCAGACTCGTTTTCGAAACTGCAGCCTCCGCCAGAGGCCGACGGGTCTGCTTGAGGACGCTGAAAGGCTCCCATCACAAAAGTCCTCCTCTgctccaagtaatcgtcgaaggAACAATCGCCGAGTTCAAAAGTCCCTTCATGAATCAAATAAAGCACCGTTGGCTGAAGCTTGTTTAGCTGATCCCCGGGAAGCATCGCTGTGCACAAGAGTCCAGCCTGTTGTACAACAAAACTTTTACAGGCTGGAATGACTACAAGTACAGTGATAGAATTGGTGTCACTGTGATTTCTGAGGATGTGCGCAAGCTGGCGTGCAATCACAAACGCAGGGCTTTCAATGCTCACTTTGCCAAGATGTACGTCGTGGCCCGAAACATCAATGCCTTCGCTGGCGACGTAGCTCTTAAGATTAAATGTTTCTCCCTCTTCAAAAAATTTCATGTAATCAGTAACTACGTCGTTTCCGTGTGTTCCGGATGCAAAGCCTTGGTCGCATGTGATTATATTGTGAAAAGCATGCCGCTGTAGTGAACGCAATGGCTTGGTGGTGTAGATGTTAACACCCACATTCCTGTCACCATAACATCTCGAGGCATAGGCCGCCAATATTTCGGTCCGTATGCCCGTGAACGATTCGTCGAGGTGAGGGACAAATATGAGCACACTGTTTTCGCCGCTGACTCGTTCCTGCTGCTGACCGCTCATCCCTTGAGGGCCAAGTATAAAACTGAACAACGATCTGTAAGCTGCGGCGCGGTTCAGAGAAACATCGAGATACTGTGGTGATAGGATCTGGCAACTGCTGAGAGGTATAGTCCAGGACGCACTAGCAGACAAGAGTTCGTGCACGAGACGCTCCAAGTGTGGCTGCAGACTTGCGTGGCTCGGTCTTCCGACGAAAACCCGATAGTCCGCCGAATGCTTACGCCTTCTCCTGGAAGTGTAGCCCACAGCTTCGATCGTAGGAATGTCCGTCACGTGCACTCGACTGCAGAAGTCCTCTAGGAACAAAGCAAATGTTCGAGAAAGTTCCATGGCGAAACACTTACACTCACTGCTTCTGCGGACGAGGTTTTGGAGGATAGTTTTTTCTGACGGCGTCGTTGAACCCTTCCCTATTCCGCGCAATTTCAATAGCGTAGAACTGGACCCTCGGGACGAGCGTCGTGTTTTCCTCCGCGTAGTCCCGCTCGCTGTCCAGTCGAACAAGAGTGGCGAAGTTGAAGTCCTCCACGACGTTCTCGAACTTCATGCAGAACTCCCTCCACTCCTTCTTGGACTCTTCGCTTTTTATTTCCGACTCCACAAGACGCTTGACATCCAAGTTCGGGAAGCGCTCCCTGAATGCCTTATAGATGTCTTCGTCGTGTGGTGTCAATTTCAGGATTTTGGGATCGACGGCACTGATTAGGTTAAAATATACCTCCATGTGTTCCACAGCTTTGATCGCCCACAAGGACTCGACCGTGGGATCATTGCCGAACTCGGAGGCAGGCCTTGTGAGCAACTGCGCGGCTCCAAGCGCCGCTACAGGATCCACGCCGTCCGCGATCTTCGCCATCGCTCAATTTCACGATCGAAGTGGAACAGGTGCAGCTCTTCACTGGAAGCACCTGTAACAGCACCTGTTAATACGGCGCTGAGCCGGCTCGCAAGAACTTCTACTGGCAGTGAACAATCCACATGAACAGCACGTGCGCCTACCTCGCACTTCACAGCCtcgcaagaaaagaaagacaaaaagacaacaaaaaaaacgagaaacagaCTTCTTGGATTGGCTAGAAACTACAAAGCTGTTGATGGTAAGATATAAACGTAAAACGCTGTTTGCGAAAGATATTGCAGTATAAATGCGTAATGCTGCTCAGTTATAAAAAGGCGGTGTTCAAATTTGCATACCGACGACCGTTTTCTCTTAGTAATAGTAacaaatctcaaaggccatgcttctGAGTAATGCAAGTCTCAATCAAAATACGTCATA harbors:
- the LOC119389693 gene encoding DALR anticodon-binding domain-containing protein 3 gives rise to the protein MELSRTFALFLEDFCSRVHVTDIPTIEAVGYTSRRRRKHSADYRVFVGRPSHASLQPHLERLVHELLSASASWTIPLSSCQILSPQYLDVSLNRAAAYRSLFSFILGPQGMSGQQQERVSGENSVLIFVPHLDESFTGIRTEILAAYASRCYGDRNVGVNIYTTKPLRSLQRHAFHNIITCDQGFASGTHGNDVVTDYMKFFEEGETFNLKSYVASEGIDVSGHDVHLGKVSIESPAFVIARQLAHILRNHSDTNSITVLVVIPACKSFVVQQAGLLCTAMLPGDQLNKLQPTVLYLIHEGTFELGDCSFDDYLEQRRTFVMGAFQRPQADPSASGGGCSFENESALTGNNLQAAINVLVETEVTYEFLSSKQNVKLKLCERLSHAEKGHYFSQYTLARIAAILDKYESSVKAGTYPALCLLEDVDFDLLCEEPEWLLWHRLLLCWQVLREPMPQTLPGSVKVEVNAHTLFRALEALCTEFSAYYSKVRVLVHPEPHLNATVFARIWLIKAVQRMVLCVLNRFGLKGLNRM
- the LOC119389694 gene encoding protein PBDC1, yielding MAKIADGVDPVAALGAAQLLTRPASEFGNDPTVESLWAIKAVEHMEVYFNLISAVDPKILKLTPHDEDIYKAFRERFPNLDVKRLVESEIKSEESKKEWREFCMKFENVVEDFNFATLVRLDSERDYAEENTTLVPRVQFYAIEIARNREGFNDAVRKNYPPKPRPQKQ